The Pagrus major chromosome 1, Pma_NU_1.0 genome includes the window AGATTATcacattttgcagaaatgtatttttttgcacaaaGAGCACTAATAGGTGTGTCATGTCTCCTCTGGGTATGATATCTACATTCTTTCTTCTGGTGTGGTTAGAAAACATCTCAGGGATTTCAGAAAGGTATAATGTATGCACGTAGCCTGTTGGTAAATAGTTAAAAATAAGCTCCACTTAAACTAACAGAACATAATGGACAGATTATCAAATAATAATGAGAATAAACATAACTCAGTCTCCATGATAAAAGCTTGTATACATAAAACTTACAGTCTCAGGTTTACAGTTGGGTTGAAAAGCTTACAAATCTCCCTCGACGTCATCAACATAACCAACATAATACActcaaaaaacaagacataaaatacaaaacaatcaaGGCAAAGACATATTGACAACACACGGCATGACACTTGATCCAACAGCTTTTGAGATATTTCCCTCAAAACCATAAAAGCCAACATCAGGGTGGCACAAGAGGAAAAGTCACCAAGGTTATTACGACACATTGTCTGGTTGGCATCAATATCTGCACCAAGTTTTGcatcaatccatccagtagACGAGTAGAAGTTAAGTAAAAACTTTGGTAGCTGTCGAGGAAAAGTCATCATGAGCGGTGGACCGACTGACCAACCAACCGATACAGCTGTTACTAGATCCATGGCTGAAAACCCTCACAAATTGGATGTGTACACATTAATATAATCCCCTGTGATATCAACTCTGGCATAAAGAACAGGCGACAGcggcacatttttaaataacagaCATCAGTTTTCAGATCTGGGCAGGTTTTTACcactgaataaaatgtttagTGTATTTGCATAAAGCGATGCCACGTTCTTTTCATTCCTGCCTTCTGACGGCCCTGAATTCCAGACTGGTTATTTAGGCCATAATCCAAAGGGGATTGCTCTATCTCCACTGTATTtctcccaccacctcctccgttttccttctgtctcttcatctcTCACTTGGCCTTCATCCTCCCGTCTCTCTTTGAGAAGGGGAAGGAATGTGTCAGCCCCCTTTGCCCTTTACGTGTTCTTGTTTCTGTTCAATTTACCGGGAAATAGAGGCTCTGCGTGAGAATCGCTTCACATGCCTGTAGACAGCCGAGTGAAGCAGAGCTCTTATTGTTTACCTCAGTTGACACACGCTTGACATCGTCTGctctttgtacatttttcagcttttgttgTGTATCGTTTCCATTCTTGTTGTGACGGCGacacatttgcatgaaaaaaatgccaacattttattctggcgactgggccgGGTCGTTCTTTCTGAGGCAACTACTCCAAAATCATGATGTCAAACAATAAATGGGAcccagacaaacagacaaaggcACACTAGTAAATTCAAAACGGGAAAAGGTGAGCAGAACATGAAAGTTagtaaaaacaataatgaacaAAAGCTAAATAATCAGAGAAAAGTGGAGTAAATAGGAATCTGGAACTaataatcaaaacaaagcaCATGACCTCGACTGACTCCTGGCTTCACTTAGTTATTGTAGTGTAAAATTAGATAAAGATTTTAATTATAATTGAGTTGTAGCTTAATTAATCACCTTGAACAAACAATTTTCAATGGcattcctgtttgtttttgtttaagttgtgttgaagcaataaaataaagtatgataatatatatgtatatgtatcaGTAGCCTATAAACAAGTATTTGGGGTCAGATTAACTCAAGTTATAGTCAGACGTTTTGAGTGGACTAGGCTGTAAGTGAGGAAGAGCTCACTTAAAAATACATGgccatttattattttaatgtctgATTTATCGCCGTCTCAAAGACCTGATCCTCGAAAGAATTACTGAAATTCCTGGCAGTAAATTTCATGCAGCGTTATTAGTTCAAGATTTAGGAGTTGATTCCTTTGTAATTCATATCAACAGAGCTATAATACATGAGAAATGGGTCtgtttaaatacaataaataaacttaaaaatctCATTGGACACACTCCCCCGTGTCTAAATGTGACTGAGTGAAGCCAGGAGTCAGGCATTAACAAAGTGCAGTCGAGGGAACGTGCTTTGTTTTGACTATTGTATTAATTGGCCAAAATTGCAGGTTGTATTCCTTCACATACATATTGTTTGACTCGCTCCTATTTACTCGGCCCCATTCATTGTTTGATATCACGAGTTTGGAGAAATTGCCAGTCGCcggaataaaatgttggcactttacatttctgcaaactacagacATGTTCAAATCTGTACCTGTTACACGTACCACaacaacatttctacattacTTATCATatcacattaacattacatGTGTATGCTACTTGGCCACACGTAACGTAACGTAAGGGGCAGCAATAGCTCAGTcagaatttccccttgtgggattaaaatagtataataaattaaaaattaaaattaaaaaaacagatgactttcaacatttgtaattgTGAAACCTCTGGATGATGTAACGAGACATCACAAcatttccagccttgtttgttgcaacaaaactggatattttgacGAGACATTGGGTACCTACCGCcggagaccactgttcaagactttGTGTCAACATTTGTATGCGTGAAACCTCTGGATACTTTTAAATGTGATGTCAGGCTATTTTCCAGCCTTGTTTATGTCAAAAAATTCAATATTTGTGACGAGATCGTTGTTTAATAAGGCTTTTCAGCATGTGTAAGCATTAAACCACTGGCTATTAACAGTCATTGAGACGTCAGGCCATTTTCCAGTCTTGTTTGTGACGgtggtggtttgcagaaatgtacattgccagaGAAGTGCAGGTCAGACTGATATAGAATTAACTTAAAATGTTCAGGTACTCACAATTTAATTCAGATTCAGTAAATAGTTTCACAGCAGTTGCTCAATAAGCTGCACTGTGGTGCTTGACCTGCTCCGGGATGGCAGAATCAGGGTCCAAACGCACCCTTCCTGCAAACTCAAAATTCCATTCACTGCCTGTTTGGGCCCTGTAACCATTACATAATGCATATTCTACATATTCTACATGTCAGCCACACATTGCTGATGAAATCCCTCAATTTATGGACCAGCTCAGGACCAGTCACCCATTGTGGAATGTCTGCTGAAACAGGCCCCGTTTTGTTCTAATTATAACCTGACTTCCATTTCTTCTTTggtttttaaccatttaaagtttttcttttggctttttttcccGAATCGATCCTTAAACGCAACATTTACGGTAAGAAAAGTGACGAATTAATACATCAGGGGCCGATTTTAAGACATTCCTCAATGACTCATCTTgccctcttttttttaactttcaccACACTACTCACTTAACATTTCCTACATCGTTTCTGCATTGATAAAGGTCCGTCTACGAGTTTATCTCTTGGCTGCCGTTCCACTTCCGTATCTGTCTAGCTACCAATCTACTGATTCATTTATGACACATACTTCTCAGCATCAtcaatgtgacatcactgtcCAGCATTTAAGACGCCGTCAAACCTCTGGGAATCCATATTGCCAGGGGCCAACATCCTCTGGAAAAACATCTGGGGAAAACTCAACAATAAGCCAGTGATTTACACCAATTAGATAATCCAACAGGACAAATTCTGGGTCAAACGCCCATCTGCCCTCCTACGCTCCCTGTCAGGCTCAGGTGAACGGGATAGTCTGTTGGCAAGTAACGGGTTAGTGTCTGTCTCGCCCCTACACCTCCTCACCTCATCCCTTCACCCCCCTTCATCTCCGAGGGCTATATATTGGAGGTTGTGACTCGTCTGCATCTTAAGCATCACTCgcagacatacaaacacacacgtgtctGGTTCACTTTGAGCGACGGTTCAGACGAAGAGCAGACTCCAGCGATGAGGTCCCTGTTGAAGCTGGTTGTGGTTCTGTTCTGCgtccagagaggagagagccacTGGCTGAGGTCACTGATTGGTAAGTAGTGGCTGAAGGGAAGGTCGTGACCTATGACCTTTGGGATGAAATCtaatttttgttgttatttgagAGATGTGTTAAATATTGTGTCTAGACTTGGATATATATCACTTTCaattctgtttttctgcttcttaGAAGTTGAACTAGTGTGCAAAGTTTGAAATTAGTTGCATTTTGCTGTCAATTAAGAGtatttttatagattttttaaTAACAATTTTGTACTTTAGATGTGTAGATAACCCTTTCTGCCTTTTCCAGGTGAAAAACAAGAAGCAGCATCTCCACACACGTCACCAAATGATGCCAAGAGAAACAGAGTTCCAGCTGCAGAGGACGGCCCGACAGAAGCTTCTGGATTTGGACCATCACCCGACCCAATCATCCCAATCCCAATCCGTTCACGTCGCTCTACTCTAGACTCCGGGTGCAGCCTGCGCTCCATCCTGCTGCAGGTTCGAGACCTCGGGCTGGGCTACGACTCAGACGAGACCGTCCTCTTCAAGTACTGCAGTGGGTCGTGTCCACGCGTCCGCTCCAACCACGACCTCACCCTCACCAACCTGCTGCTGAGCGGGGTGCTCCCTCAACCGGCACCTGGGGAGCTGTGGCACAACGCGCCCTGCTGCAGGCCCACCCACCACGAAGACATGGCCTTCCTCGATAACTCGCACCGCTGGCACAAGGTGGAGAAGCTGTCAGCCGCGGGCTGCAGCTGTGTGGGCTAGACAGCTGAGTGTAGCGAGGGTAGGGGTGGATGATGGTTTGCGAGGACAAGTACGTTGGCAGGTTCTCATGTAATGACTGTAAAAGAAGAGTTTCATTCCAAAATGACTTACCGGCGAGGAAGCTGAAACCTGTTCTTATAAAGTAATTTATGTCAAAATCAATGAGCACAAAATGAAGCTATTTTCCTTTTCACTGTTGGGTGAAAACCTCATGAATCctgttttgttgatttaaatgttttgactttAGCAAGTGATCTCATGAGCTTAAACAGGATTAGAATTTTATTACTTTATGTATTTAAGAgctttgggagaaaaaaaaaaaatcaggtttcTATTCACAGTTCATGAACAGTTTGCATAGTTTTTCAACTGTTGTTCGCAAGTTccaacataaagacatgtaaagttttaacgtgtgcatggtttgcagaaatgtacattgccaacatttattctggcgattagGCGGCTGCTTGCAAGACCATCTAATTTCTAGTTTTTCATCTGTTCTTAGCAATAAATAGATGTAGGAAATTAGAAATTAGATCTTCAAATGTAAGTACTTTGCTGAAAATGAAAGCATTGCATCTGTCCGATTCTGCCCTAAACTGACAAAACAGTCTAAAGGGCTCAAACTGCGCAGAGACACGATTTGAACACAAACTACTTGACTATTTTTGTAAATAAGCTGACGTGTATTTATTTGAAATCTTCAGTGCAATTTTGGGGTTAATAAGTAAAAACGGATCATATGTACGAAGCTGCGTAGATTCACTTTGTGGTttgacaaacacagctgagttAAGTTCTTCGCATTCATTCATCTACAGACAAGCTACagtttcagaaaatgtatttatgtaagataagttatttatttatttgctgcCATTCTTTTGTCATGCTGGTTAACTTATTTTGTAATGTGCCTGTCTTTGTGTTCATTGTGTGTATATTTCTGAATAAAGACAAACTTCTACAGAACTAAACAGTGCTGTGTTGGAGAAAATACATGATGTGGTGAAACTTTtacaagaaaacatttattgaaggttttgtacaaaaatatatgttttgcACACGTACAAAAATTCAAGTCCtaaaacatttactttactgttttgattcacaTCCAGATCATGTACTCTGTACATCtgtacattaaaatgaaacatcataTTTTTGACTTTCTGTTATTTGTGTCGGCTGGTATGTTCAGCATTTGCTTTCCTGTCCAGAGAACTAAATCTCTGTAAGCTAACAGTCATAACAACAGACTGATAATCAAGCTGGTAAGTCAGCTGTACATTAATGGCTGCTGTTTATCTATGTATTCCAGTGACAAACCTCCGACACAGATTGTATGCTAttgttgtcagaaaaatggATCCTCTCTGCATGTAACTGAGACTTGACTACTTTCACCGTCTCTACGTGgccatctcttcctcctctgtctcctctggctCGGCCCCCCACACCTGGACACGGCCCTCCATGGCTGTGACGAGGCAGGTCTCTGTGGGGTGGAAGGACAGCGACTGGACGACAGCTTTACCCACGGGCAGTTTCAAGGTTAAAGATCCCTGgaggtcagaaaaacaaaaaatcatcatcatcctctgtTCATGTGCTGGTGAGAGGAAACCCAGAGGCTACACACCACTGGTCTGTATAGTGTTGTTGGAAGTTTGCATTGAGTTTCAACAATCTCCCTCTTTtcgtctgtgtttctgtccaaGTTGCTCAAGGTGAACCCATCATGTTAAGTGCACTATGAACATGAACGTAAGCAGACACTTACTTCCACCAGGTCCCAGCAGTAGACGTGTCCGTCCTCAGAGCAGCTCAGGACGTGGGTATCTTTACTGGACAGGCAGCAGTCCAGCTTATAGCCCTTCATCTTGTGTCCTTTATACCTGAgtgaatcaaacaaacaaacatcatcaCAATTTAAGTATTAATATGCAGAACTGTGTCAATTAATGCAGGGCTAAATGcatcactgtttttttgtgatgATAATAAAATTGTGAATATGATTGTGTAAGTGATGAAACTGTAGtaaaaaccaagaaaaaaaaatgcactaaGTTGATTAGTCCTTGAAGGTAATTTAAAAGCAGTACGctgtaaaaactgattttagttGAATCAGTTTTTCACTTGGATTTCTGGATTACCTATTTTTATAATCCAattttcagatgttttacaatattaaaaaatatttgccaacatttttacatcacaaactCTAAAGTAGTACAGTGTGCCATgtcttgaaaacaaaaaactgcttCATGGATTAGCTGACAGGTGAGTGAAGCCATGATGGGAGCGCTGTAAATGAGACTGAGCGTCACTCACTCTCCCAGCATCTCCCCTGTGCTCTTGTCCAGCAGCCTGACTGTTGAATCCAGACTGGAGCTCAGAGTGCACTGACCATcctgactgaaacacacacatgtaatgggacctggaacacacacacagacatatacacAAGTTACAGCGTTCTGCAATTTCACTGTTACTAACAGTACCAATGTTTCATTTCCGTGgctgtaaataaatgtttggaaAAATCTTTACTACAACAACCAGTCGTACTGCTACTTGACATTATGAAATCATTACTAACTGCTGATGAAGTCAACATGCAGCTGTCCCATTCTCAGGTCGTAGCGCCTCACTCTGCCGTCCACAGACCTAAAACACAAGATAATTGTTTTCACACAGTGTTGCAGTGAAATCTAAAAATCAAACCTCTGATCACTGCAGATCAATTAAGTTGAGATTCATGacaaaaaatgtctaaattGCTGACCCGGTAAGCAGCTCGTGTTGAACCACTTTCAGGCTGCTGACGCCATCAGTAGCCTCGTCTAGAATCTGGATGGGTTCAAATCTTCTGGACCTGGTGTCCCAGCACCGAACTGTCCCATCTATGGACCCTTTagaaggagaaaacacacacacacccaggccaaaattaaattaatatgcACATTTTAGTACACAATGTATACTGAATAATATTGTGCATTAAAGGCATTTTATATGAGTGACGACTCACCAGACAGGATGACAGTTGCCTCCTCATTGAACTGGACACAGTTGACTTTCTGTGAGCAGAAAATATGAGAgacggataaaaaaaaatgaaagtaagaacaaatgaaagaatgaaGACAAAGGAAAAAAGGGAAGAGTGAAACTATACAGGTGCAGcaacaaaactttaaatgtggacataaacacaacagaatCGTGTCACAGAGTTACAACCAGCAGAACTGACCCCGGCGTGACCTCTGAGCTTGCGTGTGACCTGGCCTGTGGCGACGTCCCAAAGGATCACTGTCttatcagagctgcaggagcaaAGCTGGCTGTTGTCATAGGAACTGTTGAAACAGCCAAAGAGAAACAAGCACTTCTTTATAATGCATTTTGATCCTGAATCCTATTTATTTAACCTTCCTGACACAGTGTGGAGGAGGCTTTGACAACTCTCTCACCCATCAGCATCCAGAACCTCGTATCCATGGCC containing:
- the wdr83 gene encoding WD repeat domain-containing protein 83 — translated: MSFPQPRPQAPQLPQHLLRTIDCQQAAVRAVRFNADGNYLLSCGSDKSLKLWSVSRGTLLKAYSGHGYEVLDADGSYDNSQLCSCSSDKTVILWDVATGQVTRKLRGHAGKVNCVQFNEEATVILSGSIDGTVRCWDTRSRRFEPIQILDEATDGVSSLKVVQHELLTGSVDGRVRRYDLRMGQLHVDFISSPITCVCFSQDGQCTLSSSLDSTVRLLDKSTGEMLGEYKGHKMKGYKLDCCLSSKDTHVLSCSEDGHVYCWDLVEGSLTLKLPVGKAVVQSLSFHPTETCLVTAMEGRVQVWGAEPEETEEEEMAT